One Candidatus Culexarchaeum yellowstonense genomic region harbors:
- a CDS encoding ATP-binding protein, which yields MFDIKPKERKSDLYDFEKELEDLKKGLGNAPITLLTGVRRTGKTSLLKVALSELGYPYVYLDTRLSSNPTYRDFANIVKASLEDFISRNTPLRRKIVEKLRRVSGVSISLSPLSVDISWRGYKKFEFVEMFTALNKIGFDIGKPIIIAFDEAQELRKITWINFPRIFAYIYDNLEHVRLVLTGSEVGLLFKFIGIDSVESPLYGRYMHVVSTRRLSFEESVDFLEKGFRELGVSIPSHIIESAARAFGGVIGWLTLFGYNCYMNTDTCSENIDKIIKIAVEIAKQEIEKFLKSRRSERYHVLLKLLTTERSWSEIKSRLEDIENRTVNDKTLNDLLTTLLDLSIIEKTNNKYVIADPITRNAVRELLG from the coding sequence TTGTTTGATATAAAGCCTAAGGAAAGAAAAAGTGATCTGTACGATTTCGAGAAAGAACTTGAAGATCTCAAAAAGGGCTTGGGAAATGCTCCCATTACTCTCTTGACTGGAGTGAGAAGGACTGGTAAGACCTCGCTCCTCAAAGTTGCCTTGAGCGAACTTGGATACCCGTATGTATACCTGGATACAAGGCTTTCTTCAAATCCAACCTATAGGGACTTCGCCAATATTGTAAAGGCCTCCCTGGAAGACTTCATATCGAGAAACACTCCCCTACGTAGGAAGATCGTGGAGAAACTGCGCAGAGTCAGCGGTGTTTCGATCTCTCTATCACCACTATCGGTAGACATTTCCTGGAGAGGTTACAAGAAATTCGAATTCGTAGAGATGTTCACTGCCCTCAACAAGATCGGCTTCGACATTGGAAAACCCATTATTATCGCCTTTGACGAAGCGCAGGAGCTCAGGAAAATAACTTGGATAAACTTTCCACGGATTTTCGCCTACATTTACGACAACTTAGAGCACGTTAGATTAGTATTAACGGGCTCCGAGGTAGGTCTCCTATTTAAATTCATAGGTATTGATAGTGTGGAATCTCCTCTCTACGGCAGATATATGCACGTAGTATCCACGAGGAGGTTAAGTTTCGAAGAATCTGTGGATTTTCTTGAAAAGGGATTTAGAGAATTAGGGGTTTCAATTCCCAGTCACATCATTGAGAGCGCTGCCAGAGCTTTTGGGGGTGTTATAGGTTGGTTGACGCTTTTCGGCTATAACTGCTACATGAACACTGATACGTGTTCTGAGAACATTGATAAAATTATTAAAATTGCAGTCGAGATCGCAAAGCAGGAAATCGAAAAATTCTTGAAGAGCAGAAGAAGCGAGAGATACCATGTTCTCTTAAAACTACTAACAACGGAGAGAAGTTGGAGTGAAATAAAAAGCAGACTTGAAGACATTGAGAATAGAACGGTAAATGATAAGACGCTTAACGATCTATTAACCACACTACTAGACCTCTCAATTATTGAGAAAACAAATAACAAATATGTAATAGCAGACCCCATAACTAGAAACGCCGTAAGGGAACTACTAGGCTAG
- a CDS encoding molybdenum cofactor biosynthesis protein MoaE — MSLIFLGDLDGVDFNSLINRLKSSSPNVGCVLLFIGFVRSEGANGGAVKELDYEAYGDLAKAELESIVGDAMKCDGVYSVAVMHKVGRAFPGENTFIVGVASKHRDEGFKVLREIVERVKSEVHIWKKEVTDKGEVWVPHKP; from the coding sequence TTGAGTCTAATATTCTTGGGGGATTTGGATGGTGTGGATTTCAATAGCCTCATTAATCGTTTGAAGTCTTCATCGCCAAACGTTGGTTGCGTCTTATTATTCATAGGTTTTGTTAGATCTGAGGGTGCTAATGGGGGGGCTGTGAAGGAGCTCGATTATGAGGCTTATGGTGATCTAGCTAAAGCTGAATTGGAGAGTATAGTGGGGGATGCCATGAAGTGTGATGGTGTTTACTCGGTGGCTGTTATGCATAAAGTTGGACGTGCATTTCCAGGTGAAAATACATTCATAGTTGGAGTTGCGTCTAAACATAGGGATGAGGGGTTTAAGGTTTTAAGGGAGATTGTTGAGAGGGTTAAAAGTGAGGTTCACATATGGAAGAAGGAGGTTACCGATAAAGGTGAAGTATGGGTTCCCCATAAACCGTGA
- a CDS encoding tRNA (adenine-N1)-methyltransferase → MISENDYVILYFDQRVNYMIKLKKDQVFHSHKGYIKANDIIGKRYGEKVKSHIGVEFHILKPTIRDYVMKASRKTQIIYPKDIATIIHYSGIGPGSRVIEAGTGSGALTMALAYYVKPNGKVYSYDNREEHIKVAKSNIEKAGLMDYVELKLKDVNEGFDEKNVDAVILDLPSPWLIVEKAYTALADWGIIVSYSPSIEQVIKTVEALEKAKFIGVECIENIQRRWKVRPNETRPETLMIGHTGYIVLARKSLEGQI, encoded by the coding sequence ATGATAAGTGAAAACGATTATGTGATACTATACTTCGATCAAAGGGTAAACTACATGATAAAGTTGAAGAAGGATCAAGTATTCCATAGCCATAAGGGGTATATAAAGGCAAACGACATAATAGGGAAGAGGTATGGGGAGAAGGTGAAAAGCCATATTGGAGTAGAATTCCACATACTAAAACCAACAATAAGGGATTATGTAATGAAAGCTTCCAGGAAAACGCAGATAATATACCCAAAAGATATTGCAACAATAATACATTACTCTGGAATAGGCCCAGGATCAAGGGTTATAGAAGCTGGAACAGGGTCAGGAGCCCTAACAATGGCATTAGCATACTATGTGAAGCCAAATGGTAAAGTATACAGCTACGATAATAGGGAGGAACATATAAAGGTGGCTAAAAGCAACATTGAAAAAGCCGGATTAATGGACTACGTAGAACTGAAACTTAAAGATGTAAACGAGGGATTTGATGAGAAAAATGTGGATGCAGTAATACTTGACCTACCATCACCATGGCTAATAGTGGAAAAAGCATATACAGCATTAGCAGATTGGGGGATAATAGTTAGCTACAGCCCATCAATAGAGCAAGTTATAAAGACTGTTGAAGCATTGGAGAAGGCAAAATTCATTGGAGTAGAATGCATAGAAAACATTCAGAGGAGATGGAAAGTGAGGCCCAATGAAACGAGGCCAGAAACATTAATGATAGGGCATACAGGATACATAGTATTGGCCAGAAAATCACTGGAGGGTCAGATATGA
- a CDS encoding NADH-quinone oxidoreductase subunit M, whose amino-acid sequence MLAEGLIFSIIVVLSVFLPITYITGRWIGSKCGWVAFIPLLYSFIASLMLIPLVSSIGPVHLLIPLVPSIGLNFGFLVDGLSLPIIFTITLLCAVVSLYSMPYMEHHIGEDKAQHAAYYTLYILYALGMIGTALSTNLIQFYFFWELMLLPSWALINIWGYGEREKIALKYFIYTHVGALGLLAGILTLYSIYGTFELPLIASLSRFTYPSEYLKWAVVVMFFGFAVKMAIVPLHTWLPDAHAEAPTPISALLSPAMIGLGGYATVRIIYSAFPDVWSSFSLALSVLALITMVYAGAMALAQDDIKRLLAYSSASQMGYILLGLSSADPIGVGGAMYHYVSHGTCKAILFMVAGALMLETNGLRSISKFGGLAKKMPLTAVAALIGFLGIAGTPPLNGFQSEWMIFTGAFHGAIESHDAIRLIVVALGLVGSVLTAGYALWTIRRVFFGPLKDGLEDVHEPSILVLAPMMVLAFFTVILGIYPKILMDLLASFLSQI is encoded by the coding sequence ATGCTCGCTGAAGGTTTAATATTCTCTATCATAGTGGTCTTATCCGTATTCCTACCAATAACATACATTACTGGTAGATGGATTGGAAGTAAGTGTGGTTGGGTTGCCTTCATCCCACTACTATACTCCTTCATAGCTTCACTAATGCTCATACCATTAGTTTCCTCAATAGGTCCAGTGCACCTCCTCATACCCCTAGTGCCATCCATAGGTTTAAACTTCGGCTTCCTAGTTGATGGTTTAAGTCTACCCATAATATTCACGATTACATTGCTATGCGCAGTGGTCTCACTATACTCGATGCCCTACATGGAGCACCATATAGGTGAGGATAAAGCTCAGCATGCCGCCTACTACACCCTATATATACTTTACGCTCTAGGAATGATTGGAACAGCCCTATCCACAAATCTAATCCAATTCTACTTCTTCTGGGAGCTTATGCTACTACCATCATGGGCTCTCATAAACATTTGGGGTTATGGTGAGAGGGAGAAGATTGCATTGAAGTACTTCATCTATACACATGTGGGTGCACTTGGATTGCTTGCAGGAATATTAACTTTGTATTCGATATATGGAACCTTCGAACTTCCATTAATCGCTTCACTAAGCCGCTTCACGTATCCCAGTGAATACTTGAAGTGGGCTGTTGTGGTAATGTTTTTCGGTTTCGCTGTTAAGATGGCTATAGTCCCACTGCACACATGGCTTCCAGATGCACATGCAGAGGCTCCAACACCAATAAGTGCACTATTATCACCGGCAATGATTGGACTTGGTGGATACGCAACGGTGAGGATAATTTACTCAGCGTTTCCAGATGTTTGGAGCTCATTTAGTTTAGCTTTAAGTGTATTGGCCCTTATAACGATGGTTTATGCTGGAGCCATGGCCCTCGCACAAGATGATATTAAGAGACTACTAGCATATTCCAGCGCTTCCCAGATGGGATACATATTGTTGGGACTTTCAAGTGCTGATCCCATTGGGGTTGGTGGAGCCATGTATCATTACGTTAGCCATGGAACTTGTAAGGCCATCCTCTTCATGGTTGCTGGGGCATTGATGCTTGAAACTAATGGTTTGAGGAGCATTTCAAAGTTTGGTGGTTTAGCTAAGAAGATGCCTCTAACGGCAGTTGCAGCTTTAATAGGATTTTTGGGGATTGCTGGAACTCCACCATTAAATGGATTTCAGAGTGAATGGATGATTTTCACTGGAGCTTTTCATGGGGCTATAGAGTCTCATGATGCCATTAGGCTTATTGTGGTTGCGCTTGGACTTGTGGGTAGCGTGTTGACTGCTGGTTATGCTTTATGGACTATTAGAAGAGTATTCTTCGGTCCTTTAAAGGATGGATTGGAGGATGTACATGAACCTTCAATTCTCGTTTTAGCTCCAATGATGGTGTTAGCCTTCTTCACAGTAATCCTTGGAATATATCCAAAAATACTCATGGACCTCCTAGCATCATTTCTAAGTCAAATTTAA
- a CDS encoding YkgJ family cysteine cluster protein codes for MQRGERYIPWREARLWRCIRCGECCKAYIVPLKMSEAASFTRKYGPIVVYYNGKYYLSKKNDGSCIFLTYVNGTAYCMNYLERPLTCKLYPFHLSMKPIEGVSEENARINIGDMELYLYLDALCPGIGQGYRIEDFILKVIDLWRIYSSTR; via the coding sequence ATGCAGAGGGGGGAGAGATACATACCATGGAGGGAAGCTAGACTCTGGAGATGCATTAGATGTGGTGAATGTTGCAAAGCATATATAGTACCATTAAAGATGAGTGAAGCAGCATCATTTACAAGGAAGTATGGACCCATAGTGGTATACTACAATGGAAAATACTATCTCTCCAAAAAGAATGATGGTTCATGCATATTCTTAACATACGTAAATGGAACTGCATACTGTATGAATTACCTTGAAAGACCATTAACCTGTAAACTATACCCATTCCATTTATCAATGAAGCCAATAGAGGGGGTTAGTGAGGAAAATGCGAGAATAAACATTGGAGATATGGAGTTATACCTATACCTTGATGCACTATGCCCAGGGATAGGGCAGGGGTATAGGATAGAGGACTTCATACTAAAGGTCATTGATCTTTGGAGGATATACTCATCCACACGTTAA
- a CDS encoding DUF1570 domain-containing protein: MKKLWKNNTILTILLTVIFISITAQATQAYDKLSISQYNGSYTYICDVDYDGVTKVIITYESYITSGKSWFLVPKNFTKYTLTIVSGSITHEEVKRAYTSEGEEFTFYDNFTFTYIGNPNFQLKLNYTMDNGALIVEPQCFFYSPQIYFNPSDTGIAYIYLPGESKVSGGNIQPPPTSITSEGGKQKITIKLQTNSARIAIEYTTSKPGNFKTYKEGIFEVTTPERYMGIAENIIKTYKTFYNNLTKIFNVNLTRVKVVFFAPRMVDLGTGGYIPFNGTHLGNIYLNLLYTRTAQGFWEQIAIHELIHHFAWAAGISPNILWLHEGLAEYLSINLTLSMGWTGASSRMQTLEEVAKRLNGNYGFVQWWNPMQTPSNVLDYYAASYMIVKTIVEEDGGISFLQKLFREINGGTVSDTDTLIHYMNMAAGRDLTLKFISFGFKLTGESEIYRMIVEAKYALMKKSWAQPFAFIANWLLNTSINMLSSGNTMLATVIGLMGIFISMLAVTLTVALWGGILMLLTRRMRDEDEL; encoded by the coding sequence ATGAAGAAGCTGTGGAAAAACAACACAATACTAACAATACTGCTGACAGTAATCTTCATTTCAATAACAGCCCAAGCTACTCAAGCCTACGATAAGTTAAGCATATCACAATATAATGGATCATATACGTATATATGCGATGTAGACTATGATGGAGTGACAAAGGTAATAATAACATATGAATCATACATTACAAGTGGAAAATCATGGTTCCTAGTGCCAAAAAACTTCACGAAATATACATTGACAATTGTTAGTGGAAGTATAACGCATGAGGAGGTTAAGAGGGCATATACAAGTGAGGGGGAGGAATTCACATTCTACGACAACTTCACCTTCACATACATTGGAAACCCAAACTTCCAATTAAAACTCAACTACACAATGGATAATGGTGCATTGATAGTTGAACCCCAATGCTTCTTCTATTCACCACAAATATATTTCAACCCATCAGATACTGGAATAGCATACATATACCTACCCGGAGAAAGCAAAGTTTCAGGGGGAAACATACAGCCACCACCCACAAGCATAACATCAGAAGGTGGAAAACAGAAGATAACAATAAAACTTCAAACAAACAGTGCAAGGATAGCCATAGAATACACCACAAGCAAACCTGGAAACTTCAAGACTTACAAGGAGGGAATATTCGAAGTCACAACGCCTGAGAGATACATGGGAATAGCGGAAAACATAATAAAAACATACAAAACATTCTACAATAACCTAACAAAGATATTTAATGTAAACCTCACAAGGGTAAAAGTAGTTTTCTTTGCACCAAGAATGGTGGATTTGGGGACTGGGGGATATATACCATTCAATGGAACACACCTAGGAAACATTTATCTAAACCTACTATACACGAGAACCGCACAGGGATTCTGGGAGCAGATAGCAATCCATGAACTCATACATCACTTCGCATGGGCTGCAGGAATATCACCAAACATACTATGGCTACATGAAGGGCTAGCAGAATATCTAAGCATAAATTTGACCCTAAGCATGGGGTGGACTGGAGCATCATCAAGGATGCAGACCCTGGAGGAAGTGGCTAAACGATTAAATGGCAACTATGGATTTGTGCAGTGGTGGAATCCAATGCAGACACCATCAAATGTACTAGACTACTATGCAGCATCATACATGATAGTGAAAACAATTGTCGAAGAGGATGGTGGGATAAGCTTCCTACAAAAACTATTCAGGGAAATTAATGGGGGGACCGTAAGCGACACAGACACGCTAATACACTACATGAATATGGCTGCTGGAAGGGATCTAACATTGAAATTCATAAGCTTCGGATTTAAACTCACAGGGGAATCGGAAATATACAGAATGATAGTGGAAGCGAAATATGCATTGATGAAGAAGAGTTGGGCTCAACCCTTCGCATTCATAGCCAATTGGCTATTGAATACATCAATAAACATGCTATCCTCAGGAAACACTATGCTGGCAACGGTAATTGGATTGATGGGCATATTTATATCCATGTTAGCAGTAACATTGACTGTGGCATTATGGGGTGGAATACTAATGTTATTAACTAGAAGGATGCGTGATGAAGATGAATTATAA
- a CDS encoding DUF402 domain-containing protein has translation MNPIRVRVRGIYSTALSKIFIDEGYIVVQPSKIAEERFNIDDEAEFMPYDIDIFDREDKYGVHILASRGLADDVRRLLHKYLFDAIINLEPYSVRGIYKGRVEAIDKVRGVAYISIGDGLIGTLKLHNEPLKIGDDVIVQVDKSSVNFGKPILTTRIGLAGKYVVIFRGEGVKISRRLRSKGVVDGDLKPYYDILPEGFGVIFRSSFKSASKENILSEISSLIRKYEELQNSAKNSPVWSLLIEGYSLMNVLFPHNSKNVLDDVRRKVTPTINSHHYFKSLGKLQSNLVDRIEEAMKFGVNVENIISELENSRRKFIGGIKFLEHVKLNGEIVLLGNIESIKVLGNGLEIVRKVKSSGSYDGLNVARKFGDKILTTIRFGDWYYISRYYSSDGKFIGAYVNINTPVEVYPGKLRYIDLAVDICIKPNGEFKVLDLELLDNAFKSGIISERLYEFIYNTIGEVKSSIFSEVLNNVASNES, from the coding sequence ATGAATCCCATTAGAGTTAGGGTTAGGGGGATTTACTCCACAGCTCTCTCGAAGATTTTCATTGATGAGGGTTATATTGTTGTTCAACCATCGAAGATAGCTGAGGAGAGGTTTAATATTGATGATGAAGCTGAGTTTATGCCTTACGATATTGATATCTTTGATCGTGAAGATAAGTATGGGGTTCACATTCTCGCTTCCAGGGGGCTTGCAGACGATGTTAGGAGGCTTCTACACAAGTATCTCTTTGATGCAATTATAAATCTTGAGCCTTATAGTGTTAGGGGGATCTATAAGGGTAGGGTTGAAGCAATTGACAAGGTTAGGGGGGTTGCATACATCTCAATAGGGGATGGATTGATTGGAACTTTAAAATTACATAATGAACCTTTAAAGATTGGTGATGATGTTATTGTTCAAGTGGATAAGAGTTCAGTGAATTTTGGTAAACCCATATTGACTACACGTATAGGATTGGCTGGGAAATATGTGGTCATATTTAGGGGTGAGGGGGTGAAGATTAGTAGGAGGCTTCGCAGTAAAGGTGTTGTGGATGGTGATCTAAAACCCTACTACGATATCCTCCCAGAGGGTTTTGGTGTAATATTTAGATCTTCATTTAAGAGTGCCTCCAAGGAGAATATTTTAAGTGAGATTTCCAGTTTAATCCGCAAATATGAGGAATTGCAGAATTCTGCTAAGAATTCCCCTGTTTGGAGCTTATTAATTGAAGGGTATTCGCTTATGAACGTCCTATTCCCCCATAATTCCAAAAATGTTTTGGATGATGTTAGGAGGAAGGTTACTCCAACAATTAATTCGCACCACTACTTTAAGTCACTCGGTAAATTGCAATCCAATCTCGTTGACAGAATTGAGGAGGCAATGAAATTTGGAGTTAATGTGGAGAATATTATTTCTGAGTTGGAGAATTCTAGACGTAAGTTTATTGGAGGTATAAAGTTTTTGGAGCATGTTAAGCTTAATGGTGAAATTGTATTGCTTGGCAATATTGAGTCAATTAAAGTTCTTGGCAATGGATTAGAAATCGTTAGGAAAGTTAAATCTTCAGGTTCCTATGATGGTTTGAATGTTGCTAGGAAGTTTGGGGATAAAATTTTAACCACAATAAGGTTTGGCGATTGGTATTATATTTCAAGATATTACTCCAGTGATGGCAAATTTATAGGGGCCTACGTGAACATAAATACCCCTGTGGAAGTTTACCCTGGAAAATTGAGGTATATTGATTTGGCAGTTGATATATGCATAAAACCTAACGGTGAATTTAAAGTGTTGGATTTGGAGCTTCTTGACAATGCATTTAAATCTGGCATAATATCTGAACGTCTCTATGAATTCATATATAATACCATTGGTGAAGTTAAATCCAGCATTTTTAGTGAAGTGCTGAATAATGTAGCTTCAAATGAATCATAA
- the speD gene encoding adenosylmethionine decarboxylase, translated as MQAGEIKAVGKHVYGSLYGCNKNMLADITFLKDLVVKSVEVAKAKLVSVEAYSIGEYNAVIGVVLESHISIHAWPNLEYATIDAFTCGRTDPEAAFNYIVETLKPKKYTKNYVDRSSEL; from the coding sequence ATGCAGGCGGGGGAGATTAAGGCTGTCGGAAAGCATGTATATGGAAGCCTCTATGGATGCAACAAAAATATGTTAGCTGACATTACATTCCTAAAGGATTTAGTTGTCAAGTCAGTGGAAGTTGCAAAGGCAAAATTGGTAAGCGTGGAAGCATATAGCATAGGTGAATACAATGCAGTGATAGGAGTTGTCCTAGAATCACATATATCAATACATGCATGGCCAAACCTGGAATACGCCACCATAGATGCATTCACATGCGGGAGGACGGATCCTGAAGCAGCCTTCAACTACATTGTAGAAACATTAAAACCAAAGAAGTACACCAAAAATTATGTGGATAGATCAAGCGAACTGTGA
- a CDS encoding fumarate hydratase, with the protein MSLDKRIEDAVVMLLRAASIYLPQDVKNALIKARDLEDNPLAKAQLDAIIRNCELAEAEGKPICQDTGLISFYVSVGDEFPVKGALADILRRATIRATKEIPLRPNSVDVLSGKNPGDNTGRYVPHIDWELIPGSSELKVTAFPKGGGSEGPCLAKVILPTEGLRYAKKIVLDAVAEAGPKPCPPTVIGVGLGGTMDYAVKIAKKALLRPIGVRSDVEDLAKLEVELLEIVNSLGIGPHGVGGKTTALDVHVDYAHRHPASYAVAVVFNCWAVRRSTMIMDSKGNVDFITHKFMNELWR; encoded by the coding sequence TTGTCTTTGGATAAGAGGATTGAGGATGCCGTTGTAATGCTTCTCAGGGCTGCATCAATATATCTTCCGCAAGACGTTAAGAATGCATTGATTAAAGCTAGGGATCTGGAGGATAATCCACTTGCAAAGGCCCAGCTTGATGCAATTATTAGGAATTGTGAACTTGCTGAAGCTGAGGGGAAGCCTATATGTCAAGATACTGGGCTCATATCATTCTACGTCTCCGTGGGGGATGAATTTCCAGTTAAGGGTGCATTGGCTGATATACTTAGGAGAGCCACTATTAGAGCAACAAAAGAGATACCCCTCAGACCAAATTCGGTGGATGTTTTAAGTGGGAAGAATCCCGGCGATAATACTGGTAGATATGTGCCACACATAGACTGGGAACTCATACCAGGTAGTAGTGAACTTAAGGTGACTGCATTCCCGAAGGGTGGTGGAAGTGAGGGGCCATGCTTAGCTAAGGTCATCCTACCCACTGAGGGGTTAAGGTATGCTAAGAAGATCGTTTTGGATGCTGTTGCAGAGGCTGGACCTAAACCATGCCCACCCACAGTTATAGGTGTTGGTTTGGGTGGAACAATGGATTATGCAGTTAAAATTGCGAAGAAGGCTCTACTTAGACCTATTGGTGTTAGGAGTGATGTTGAGGATCTAGCTAAACTTGAAGTTGAATTGCTTGAGATTGTGAATAGTTTGGGTATAGGTCCGCATGGTGTTGGAGGTAAGACTACTGCTCTAGATGTCCATGTGGATTATGCCCATAGGCATCCAGCATCATATGCTGTGGCTGTGGTATTCAATTGCTGGGCTGTTAGGAGGTCAACTATGATCATGGATTCCAAGGGGAACGTGGACTTCATAACACATAAATTCATGAATGAATTGTGGAGGTGA
- a CDS encoding orotidine 5'-phosphate decarboxylase yields MRFKDHIASVSRSRGSRIILALDLSMLPRDAGFKSLKERAVKILSLVSPYICAVKVNMQLLLPLGLYGGVSDIVDLAHKLGIPAIMDCKLSDVGHTNIWAARHYFEAGFDAMIVNPLVGWSEGVEPVFEVARDYGGRGIILLTYMSHKASPESYELPVHVDGGLKPLYMVFAERALKWGADGVVVGATYPERIREVRRLLGDSIPIYTPGVGFQGGDVKNCLDAGSEYFIVGRSIFEAKEPEVAAKRFRDMSWV; encoded by the coding sequence TTGAGGTTTAAGGATCATATTGCCTCGGTATCCAGATCTAGGGGGAGTAGGATTATTCTAGCTTTGGATTTATCCATGCTTCCAAGGGATGCGGGTTTCAAGTCTTTGAAGGAGAGGGCTGTGAAGATTCTATCCCTAGTTTCACCATATATATGTGCTGTTAAAGTTAATATGCAGTTGCTATTGCCCCTTGGACTTTATGGTGGGGTTAGTGATATTGTGGATTTAGCCCATAAGCTTGGGATTCCAGCTATAATGGATTGTAAGCTTAGTGATGTTGGTCACACCAATATTTGGGCTGCTAGGCACTATTTTGAAGCTGGATTTGATGCTATGATAGTTAATCCATTGGTGGGTTGGAGTGAGGGTGTTGAGCCAGTATTTGAGGTTGCTAGGGATTATGGTGGTAGGGGGATTATACTCCTCACATATATGAGTCATAAGGCTTCCCCTGAAAGTTATGAGCTTCCAGTACACGTTGATGGGGGCTTAAAACCTCTATACATGGTTTTCGCTGAGAGGGCTCTTAAGTGGGGGGCTGATGGTGTTGTTGTGGGGGCCACATACCCTGAAAGGATAAGGGAGGTTAGGAGGCTGCTTGGAGACAGTATTCCAATATATACTCCTGGAGTTGGCTTCCAAGGTGGAGATGTTAAGAATTGTTTGGATGCAGGTTCAGAATACTTCATTGTGGGGAGATCCATATTTGAAGCGAAGGAACCTGAAGTTGCGGCTAAGAGGTTTAGGGATATGAGTTGGGTTTAA
- the cofE gene encoding coenzyme F420-0:L-glutamate ligase, with the protein MNYKKIEIIGLRGIPDIKAGDDLAKIICEKADEQIGGLIEGDIIVVASKIVAKAEGRIVKLSDVQPSPFARRVAELTGKTPELVELILRESNKIVRMRGGHLIVETKHGFVCANAGIDKSNVAGGEEVVSLLPEDPDQSARKIREDIRRIKNIDVAIIISDTFGRAWRRGHVNFAIGVAGINVIKDYRGSQDIYGYTLRVTQIAVVDELAAAAELAMGKSDRIPVVIIRGYDYPKGEDSIKNLLYPEDKDLFR; encoded by the coding sequence ATGAATTATAAGAAGATAGAAATAATTGGATTGAGGGGTATTCCAGATATAAAGGCGGGAGATGACCTAGCAAAGATAATATGTGAAAAGGCAGATGAACAGATTGGAGGATTAATTGAGGGAGACATAATAGTTGTTGCCAGTAAAATAGTTGCTAAAGCTGAGGGGAGAATAGTTAAGTTAAGCGATGTACAGCCATCACCATTCGCAAGGAGGGTTGCAGAATTAACGGGAAAAACACCTGAACTTGTGGAGTTAATACTTAGAGAGAGTAATAAGATAGTGAGAATGAGGGGTGGACACCTAATAGTTGAAACGAAACATGGATTTGTATGCGCCAATGCGGGAATAGATAAATCCAATGTTGCTGGAGGTGAAGAAGTTGTTTCACTACTGCCAGAAGACCCAGATCAATCAGCCAGGAAAATAAGGGAGGATATAAGGAGGATAAAGAACATTGATGTTGCAATCATAATATCCGACACATTTGGAAGAGCTTGGAGGAGGGGGCATGTGAACTTCGCCATAGGGGTAGCTGGAATAAATGTTATAAAGGATTATAGGGGGAGCCAAGACATATACGGCTACACTTTAAGGGTGACACAGATAGCTGTAGTTGATGAACTTGCAGCTGCAGCTGAATTGGCAATGGGGAAGAGTGATAGAATTCCAGTGGTTATAATTAGGGGGTACGATTACCCAAAGGGGGAGGATTCCATAAAGAACTTACTATACCCCGAGGACAAGGACTTATTTAGGTAG